A part of Gossypium hirsutum isolate 1008001.06 chromosome A07, Gossypium_hirsutum_v2.1, whole genome shotgun sequence genomic DNA contains:
- the LOC121232026 gene encoding transcription factor bHLH137 isoform X1: MASFSTKSNPFLIDSIFSPHKISGSVGEIENLNFNWVYSDNNEPSGSIFKKQSSTGEFTVVDDIVALTSKKRRAKNGVKDEKEGKPKNQKKGNDEKKVYKGSKKDRKKGGEEPPNGYIHVRARRGQATDSHSLAERVRRKKISERMEKLQRLVPGCDKITGKALILDEIINYVQSLESQVEFLSMKLATLNPMFYDLGVDLEAFMVKPEIVNNVSSPTQCNPTQPITTTAAAAAIGTMATFTPTNNIPLLDTSASLLFHQGEMSAVFSQFQDNGSVLWEEEGLRQEFPNPFRSF; this comes from the exons atgGCATCCTTTTCAACCAAATCTAACCCTTTCCTCATTGATTCCATTTTCTCCCCACATAAGATTTCTGGGTCTGTAGGAGAAATTGAGAACCTCAATTTCAATTGGGTTTATAGTGATAATAATGAACCTTCTGGTTCAATTTTTAAAAAGCAGAGCAGCACTGGTGAATTCACTGTTGTTGATGATATTGTCGCTCTTACAAGCAAGAAAAGAAGGGCTAAAAATGGGGTTAag GATGAAAAAGAAGGGAAACCCAAGAACCAGAAGAAGGGAAATGATGAAAAGAAAGTGTATAAAGGTAGTAAAAAAGATAGAAAGAAAGGTGGTGAAGAGCCTCCTAATGGTTACATTCATGTTAGAGCTAGGAGAGGTCAGGCAACTGATAGCCATAGCCTAGCCGAAAGG GTAAGAAGAAAGAAAATCAGTGAAAGGATGGAAAAATTGCAGCGACTGGTTCCAGGATGTGATAAG ATAACTGGAAAGGCTCttattttagatgaaattatcaattatgTTCAGTCGCTTGAAAGTCAAGTAGag tttctatcaATGAAGCTTGCTACTTTGAATCCTATGTTTTATGATCTAGGAGTTGACCTTGAAGCATTTATGGTCAAACCAGAG ATAGTAAATAATGTATCCTCACCAACACAATGTAACCCCACTCAGCCTATAACCACTACAGCTGCCGCCGCCGCCATTGGTACCATGGCCACATTTACTCCGACTAATAATATTCCGCTCTTGGATACTTCAGCTTCACTTTTGTTTCACCAAGGAGAAATGTCCGCGGTCTTCTCTCAGTTTCAG GACAATGGTAGTGTACTGTGGGAAGAGGAGGGCTTGCGGCAAGAATTTCCAAATCCGTTCCGTTCATTTTAA
- the LOC121232026 gene encoding transcription factor bHLH137 isoform X3, with the protein MASFSTKSNPFLIDSIFSPHKISGSVGEIENLNFNWVYSDNNEPSGSIFKKQSSTGEFTVVDDIVALTSKKRRAKNGVKDEKEGKPKNQKKGNDEKKVYKGSKKDRKKGGEEPPNGYIHVRARRGQATDSHSLAERVRRKKISERMEKLQRLVPGCDKITGKALILDEIINYVQSLESQVELATLNPMFYDLGVDLEAFMVKPEIVNNVSSPTQCNPTQPITTTAAAAAIGTMATFTPTNNIPLLDTSASLLFHQGEMSAVFSQFQDNGSVLWEEEGLRQEFPNPFRSF; encoded by the exons atgGCATCCTTTTCAACCAAATCTAACCCTTTCCTCATTGATTCCATTTTCTCCCCACATAAGATTTCTGGGTCTGTAGGAGAAATTGAGAACCTCAATTTCAATTGGGTTTATAGTGATAATAATGAACCTTCTGGTTCAATTTTTAAAAAGCAGAGCAGCACTGGTGAATTCACTGTTGTTGATGATATTGTCGCTCTTACAAGCAAGAAAAGAAGGGCTAAAAATGGGGTTAag GATGAAAAAGAAGGGAAACCCAAGAACCAGAAGAAGGGAAATGATGAAAAGAAAGTGTATAAAGGTAGTAAAAAAGATAGAAAGAAAGGTGGTGAAGAGCCTCCTAATGGTTACATTCATGTTAGAGCTAGGAGAGGTCAGGCAACTGATAGCCATAGCCTAGCCGAAAGG GTAAGAAGAAAGAAAATCAGTGAAAGGATGGAAAAATTGCAGCGACTGGTTCCAGGATGTGATAAG ATAACTGGAAAGGCTCttattttagatgaaattatcaattatgTTCAGTCGCTTGAAAGTCAAGTAGag CTTGCTACTTTGAATCCTATGTTTTATGATCTAGGAGTTGACCTTGAAGCATTTATGGTCAAACCAGAG ATAGTAAATAATGTATCCTCACCAACACAATGTAACCCCACTCAGCCTATAACCACTACAGCTGCCGCCGCCGCCATTGGTACCATGGCCACATTTACTCCGACTAATAATATTCCGCTCTTGGATACTTCAGCTTCACTTTTGTTTCACCAAGGAGAAATGTCCGCGGTCTTCTCTCAGTTTCAG GACAATGGTAGTGTACTGTGGGAAGAGGAGGGCTTGCGGCAAGAATTTCCAAATCCGTTCCGTTCATTTTAA
- the LOC121232026 gene encoding transcription factor bHLH137 isoform X4: MASFSTKSNPFLIDSIFSPHKISGSVGEIENLNFNWVYSDNNEPSGSIFKKQSSTGEFTVVDDIVALTSKKRRAKNGVKDEKEGKPKNQKKGNDEKKVYKGSKKDRKKGGEEPPNGYIHVRARRGQATDSHSLAERVRRKKISERMEKLQRLVPGCDKITGKALILDEIINYVQSLESQVEFLSMKLATLNPMFYDLGVDLEAFMVKPEIVNNVSSPTQCNPTQPITTTAAAAAIGTMATFTPTNNIPLLDTSASLLFHQGEMSAVFSQFQEQL; the protein is encoded by the exons atgGCATCCTTTTCAACCAAATCTAACCCTTTCCTCATTGATTCCATTTTCTCCCCACATAAGATTTCTGGGTCTGTAGGAGAAATTGAGAACCTCAATTTCAATTGGGTTTATAGTGATAATAATGAACCTTCTGGTTCAATTTTTAAAAAGCAGAGCAGCACTGGTGAATTCACTGTTGTTGATGATATTGTCGCTCTTACAAGCAAGAAAAGAAGGGCTAAAAATGGGGTTAag GATGAAAAAGAAGGGAAACCCAAGAACCAGAAGAAGGGAAATGATGAAAAGAAAGTGTATAAAGGTAGTAAAAAAGATAGAAAGAAAGGTGGTGAAGAGCCTCCTAATGGTTACATTCATGTTAGAGCTAGGAGAGGTCAGGCAACTGATAGCCATAGCCTAGCCGAAAGG GTAAGAAGAAAGAAAATCAGTGAAAGGATGGAAAAATTGCAGCGACTGGTTCCAGGATGTGATAAG ATAACTGGAAAGGCTCttattttagatgaaattatcaattatgTTCAGTCGCTTGAAAGTCAAGTAGag tttctatcaATGAAGCTTGCTACTTTGAATCCTATGTTTTATGATCTAGGAGTTGACCTTGAAGCATTTATGGTCAAACCAGAG ATAGTAAATAATGTATCCTCACCAACACAATGTAACCCCACTCAGCCTATAACCACTACAGCTGCCGCCGCCGCCATTGGTACCATGGCCACATTTACTCCGACTAATAATATTCCGCTCTTGGATACTTCAGCTTCACTTTTGTTTCACCAAGGAGAAATGTCCGCGGTCTTCTCTCAGTTTCAG
- the LOC121232026 gene encoding transcription factor bHLH137 isoform X2, giving the protein MASFSTKSNPFLIDSIFSPHKISGSVGEIENLNFNWVYSDNNEPSGSIFKKQSSTGEFTVVDDIVALTSKKRRAKNGVKDEKEGKPKNQKKGNDEKKVYKGSKKDRKKGGEEPPNGYIHVRARRGQATDSHSLAERVRRKKISERMEKLQRLVPGCDKITGKALILDEIINYVQSLESQVEFLSMKLATLNPMFYDLGVDLEAFMVKPEIVNNVSSPTQCNPTQPITTTAAAAAIGTMATFTPTNNIPLLDTSASLLFHQGEMSAVFSQFQLPKEAQDAESKGKGRPKISALKL; this is encoded by the exons atgGCATCCTTTTCAACCAAATCTAACCCTTTCCTCATTGATTCCATTTTCTCCCCACATAAGATTTCTGGGTCTGTAGGAGAAATTGAGAACCTCAATTTCAATTGGGTTTATAGTGATAATAATGAACCTTCTGGTTCAATTTTTAAAAAGCAGAGCAGCACTGGTGAATTCACTGTTGTTGATGATATTGTCGCTCTTACAAGCAAGAAAAGAAGGGCTAAAAATGGGGTTAag GATGAAAAAGAAGGGAAACCCAAGAACCAGAAGAAGGGAAATGATGAAAAGAAAGTGTATAAAGGTAGTAAAAAAGATAGAAAGAAAGGTGGTGAAGAGCCTCCTAATGGTTACATTCATGTTAGAGCTAGGAGAGGTCAGGCAACTGATAGCCATAGCCTAGCCGAAAGG GTAAGAAGAAAGAAAATCAGTGAAAGGATGGAAAAATTGCAGCGACTGGTTCCAGGATGTGATAAG ATAACTGGAAAGGCTCttattttagatgaaattatcaattatgTTCAGTCGCTTGAAAGTCAAGTAGag tttctatcaATGAAGCTTGCTACTTTGAATCCTATGTTTTATGATCTAGGAGTTGACCTTGAAGCATTTATGGTCAAACCAGAG ATAGTAAATAATGTATCCTCACCAACACAATGTAACCCCACTCAGCCTATAACCACTACAGCTGCCGCCGCCGCCATTGGTACCATGGCCACATTTACTCCGACTAATAATATTCCGCTCTTGGATACTTCAGCTTCACTTTTGTTTCACCAAGGAGAAATGTCCGCGGTCTTCTCTCAGTTTCAG CTTCCCAAAGAGGCACAAGATGCCGAAAGCAAAGGGAAAGGAAGACCCAAAATTTCAGcattaaagctctaa